In the Desulfatiglans anilini DSM 4660 genome, one interval contains:
- a CDS encoding cupin domain-containing protein yields MVHRSEDGYRTLTDGIRMKTLVYGELTILCEFKVEGGKKLPLHHHPYEQTGYVVSGRIVLRAGNDSFEAGPGDSWCIHKDVPHEAEVLTDAVVVEVFSPVREDYLP; encoded by the coding sequence ATGGTTCACAGAAGCGAGGACGGGTATCGGACGCTGACCGACGGCATCCGGATGAAAACATTGGTGTACGGTGAATTGACGATCCTTTGCGAATTCAAGGTCGAAGGCGGAAAGAAACTCCCCCTGCACCACCATCCTTACGAGCAGACCGGATACGTGGTCAGCGGCCGGATCGTCCTGAGGGCGGGGAATGATTCCTTCGAGGCCGGGCCGGGTGACAGCTGGTGCATCCACAAGGATGTCCCCCATGAGGCCGAGGTCCTTACGGATGCCGTCGTTGTGGAGGTCTTTTCACCGGTGAGGGAAGACTATCTTCCCTGA
- the mutT gene encoding 8-oxo-dGTP diphosphatase MutT, translating into MLHRTLDTFPMNGRKPHYDVSAGILSERGKILITRRPEGTHLEGLWEFPGGKQEDGETPEACLRREMMEELGIRVRLGRPLATIDHAYASKSVTLHFFLCTREEGRPIARQGQAIRWVTVQELGALPFPPPDLKVIDILMNIFK; encoded by the coding sequence ATGCTTCACCGGACTCTTGACACGTTCCCGATGAATGGACGCAAGCCCCATTACGATGTGTCTGCCGGGATCCTCTCGGAGCGGGGGAAGATCCTCATCACCCGCCGGCCCGAAGGCACCCACCTGGAGGGGCTGTGGGAATTCCCGGGAGGGAAGCAGGAGGACGGGGAAACTCCGGAGGCCTGCCTGAGGCGCGAGATGATGGAGGAGCTCGGCATTCGTGTAAGGTTGGGGCGTCCTCTTGCAACCATCGATCACGCCTATGCCTCCAAAAGCGTCACGCTCCATTTCTTCCTGTGCACCCGAGAGGAAGGAAGGCCCATAGCACGCCAGGGACAGGCGATCAGGTGGGTGACCGTTCAGGAACTGGGGGCGCTTCCATTCCCGCCACCGGACTTGAAGGTCATCGACATCCTTATGAACATCTTCAAATAA
- a CDS encoding tetratricopeptide repeat protein, with amino-acid sequence MLVLGGGGAGLYFWHSFFERGAEFHALVVQVDQEQRRVAAGETLFLHPGDRVKILEIATNIPFNHDLRLVSPDFDINALRFEEMPLASLLPDRDIFDHYRIGVSVKYRNDTIGSINLNIRPFLEDWADKAVRTISLEERASILQKALGFHPNERKLLQLLAETYKGMAQWRKAGETMELLHKETRDPAVLKEIRDLYAAAGDSEAVIRILKEVTKRDPEDISTLRELAEELDDGGRTEEAVRCYETLLGLIPEEEALPIHSRLALIHAEAGRHQAAVHHYLQIARHQPDDPNLYYNLAYLHEQLGLEEASFDYLKKALQLNAADRDGRLKLSLHLIEQGQWKEARRWLEEVLAAGPMDQEGLLLMAQVLEKLEDEQALAEIYRRIAANDPQNDTVLFNLGALEYQNGRLEEAANHLTAYAERRPEDVSALTILFDLHRRMENVTQAVNAARSLIRLQPDHMAAYTYLFENLHDRKDYQGIVKTFEPAVEANPKEKALRQYLLVAYLELGREDRAMSTLEGILELDPENPELWLNLARLREKHQDAKGAMEAYRQVLQRIPQHQEASEAFLRLRLGNLDASPDS; translated from the coding sequence TTGCTCGTCTTGGGGGGCGGCGGTGCAGGCTTGTATTTCTGGCACAGTTTTTTCGAACGCGGCGCCGAATTCCATGCCCTCGTGGTGCAGGTCGATCAGGAGCAGAGGCGGGTCGCCGCTGGCGAGACCCTCTTCCTGCATCCCGGAGACCGGGTGAAGATCTTGGAAATCGCAACCAACATCCCTTTCAACCATGATCTCCGCCTGGTCAGCCCTGATTTCGACATCAATGCTTTGCGCTTCGAAGAGATGCCTCTGGCCTCCCTGCTGCCCGATCGAGATATTTTCGACCATTATCGTATCGGGGTCTCCGTCAAGTACCGCAATGACACGATCGGTTCTATCAACCTGAACATCAGACCCTTCCTCGAGGACTGGGCCGACAAGGCCGTGCGGACCATTTCGCTCGAAGAGCGGGCATCCATCCTCCAAAAGGCCCTGGGTTTCCACCCGAACGAAAGGAAGCTTTTGCAGCTTCTCGCCGAAACCTACAAGGGCATGGCCCAATGGCGGAAGGCCGGTGAAACGATGGAACTCTTGCATAAGGAGACTCGCGATCCGGCCGTTCTCAAAGAAATCCGCGACCTCTATGCCGCCGCCGGTGATTCGGAGGCGGTGATCCGGATCCTCAAAGAGGTCACCAAACGGGATCCGGAAGATATCTCAACGCTTCGGGAACTCGCTGAGGAACTGGACGACGGCGGACGGACGGAAGAGGCCGTCCGCTGTTATGAAACCCTCCTTGGACTGATACCGGAGGAGGAAGCACTGCCGATCCATTCGAGGTTGGCCCTCATCCATGCCGAGGCCGGGCGGCACCAGGCGGCCGTCCACCATTATCTGCAAATCGCCCGCCACCAACCCGATGACCCGAATCTCTATTACAACCTCGCCTATCTCCATGAGCAGCTCGGGCTGGAGGAAGCATCCTTTGATTATCTGAAGAAGGCGCTGCAGCTGAATGCGGCGGATCGGGATGGCCGCCTCAAACTCAGCCTTCATCTGATCGAACAGGGGCAATGGAAGGAGGCGCGGCGCTGGCTGGAAGAGGTGCTGGCTGCCGGCCCGATGGATCAGGAAGGGCTGCTGCTGATGGCCCAGGTCCTTGAAAAGTTGGAGGACGAACAGGCACTGGCGGAAATTTACCGCCGTATTGCAGCGAACGATCCCCAAAATGATACGGTGCTCTTCAACCTGGGGGCGCTCGAGTACCAGAACGGACGGCTCGAAGAAGCTGCCAACCATCTGACCGCCTATGCTGAACGCCGTCCCGAAGATGTTTCGGCCCTGACCATCCTCTTCGACCTTCACCGCCGTATGGAGAACGTCACGCAGGCCGTGAATGCCGCTCGAAGCCTGATACGCCTCCAGCCCGACCATATGGCCGCTTATACGTACCTCTTCGAAAACCTGCACGACCGGAAGGATTATCAGGGCATCGTCAAGACTTTCGAACCGGCTGTTGAGGCCAACCCAAAGGAAAAGGCCCTGCGCCAATATCTGCTGGTGGCCTACCTCGAGCTCGGAAGAGAGGATCGAGCCATGAGCACCCTGGAGGGTATTCTCGAACTCGATCCAGAAAACCCCGAACTCTGGCTGAACCTTGCACGATTGCGCGAGAAGCATCAGGATGCGAAGGGGGCCATGGAGGCCTACCGGCAAGTCCTCCAACGAATCCCTCAGCACCAGGAAGCCTCCGAGGCCTTCCTCCGCCTGCGGCTTGGAAACCTGGATGCTTCACCGGACTCTTGA
- the secF gene encoding protein translocase subunit SecF, whose amino-acid sequence MEFIKPGTHIDFIGRRKIAYVFSLFMIAATIALLVWRGGPNYGVDFSGGLLIQVKLDQKRTPAEIKTALESLGLQDSVVQEFGEEAELEYLIRVRKMDLDLSGLSEKVQSALEAQFGTPADIRRVEMVGPKVGEDLRQKALFALFYTILIIAIYISGRFELKWLMSGVMAVTLIFIVYVASIFGVSVTWLIILALLVSLGMCWFMNLKYALGAIIALIHDVAITIGAFALTDREISLAIIAAILTIAGYSLNDTIIVFDRIRENLRRFKRRPLGETINTSINETLSRTILTSSTTLVVVVALFILGGGVIHDFAFALLVGIGVGTYSSIFVASPVLLLWEGRARGKTKGAQVQSK is encoded by the coding sequence ATGGAATTCATCAAGCCGGGAACCCACATCGATTTCATTGGAAGGCGTAAAATCGCGTACGTGTTTTCTTTGTTCATGATCGCTGCCACAATCGCCCTCCTGGTCTGGCGGGGCGGCCCCAACTACGGCGTCGACTTCTCGGGCGGCCTCCTCATCCAGGTCAAACTCGATCAGAAACGGACGCCGGCGGAGATCAAGACCGCCTTGGAATCCTTGGGGTTGCAGGACAGCGTAGTACAGGAGTTCGGCGAGGAGGCCGAACTGGAATATCTCATCCGTGTGCGCAAAATGGATCTGGACTTGAGCGGCTTGAGCGAAAAGGTCCAATCCGCCCTGGAGGCCCAATTCGGAACGCCTGCCGACATCCGCCGTGTGGAGATGGTCGGGCCGAAGGTCGGGGAAGACCTCCGGCAGAAGGCCCTGTTTGCCCTCTTCTACACGATCCTCATCATCGCCATTTACATTTCCGGCCGATTCGAGCTGAAGTGGTTGATGAGCGGGGTCATGGCCGTCACCTTGATCTTCATCGTCTATGTCGCATCGATCTTCGGGGTGAGCGTCACCTGGCTGATCATCCTGGCCCTGCTCGTCAGTCTTGGCATGTGCTGGTTCATGAACTTGAAATATGCGCTTGGAGCGATCATCGCCCTGATCCACGACGTCGCCATCACGATAGGGGCATTCGCCTTGACGGATCGGGAGATCTCCCTGGCCATCATCGCCGCCATCCTGACCATCGCCGGCTACTCGCTGAACGATACGATCATCGTCTTCGACCGTATCCGAGAGAATCTGCGCCGTTTCAAGCGCCGGCCTTTAGGCGAAACCATCAACACCAGCATCAATGAAACCCTTAGCCGCACCATTCTGACCTCTTCCACCACCCTGGTCGTGGTCGTCGCGCTGTTCATCCTGGGCGGCGGTGTCATCCATGACTTCGCCTTTGCGCTCCTGGTGGGGATCGGGGTGGGAACCTATTCTTCCATCTTCGTCGCCAGCCCGGTTCTGCTCCTCTGGGAAGGCCGGGCAAGAGGAAAAACCAAAGGAGCGCAGGTCCAGTCGAAATGA
- the secD gene encoding protein translocase subunit SecD: MSKSLSWRSALAGLVLLAALIYLTPSLTSTLPDWWSRVLPDDRIRLGLDLQGGIHLVLEVEVDKAVESHLERTVEELKGDLRKEKLRYQAIERTGLEGIKVVMMRAEDVQTFRDTVGMIYSDFDIKAGGEEDGHPVMLLILHTNARKRIKEMAVDQALETIRNRIDQFGVTEPEIRPQEDHRILVQLPGVSDPKRAIELIGKTALLEFKLVDEDHSLDEALEGNIPPGSEILYESPPATVSPDRRRIPYLLKKRAALTGEYITDARVAIDSQYNEPYVSLSFDTRGARLFEQITGENIKKRLAIVLDNNVYSAPVIQDKIAGGKAQITGRFTMDEAKDLAIVLRAGALPAPVKILEERTVGPSLGMDSIQKGIKSMLIGGLIVILFMAVYYNLSGLIADLALVLNMIFIMAGLSFFGATLTLPGIAGIILTIGMSVDANVLIFERIREESRLGKTPRAAIEAGYGKALVTILDAQVTTLIGALILFQFGTGPVRGFAVTLSIGIVASLFTAIFVTRIIFDLLYVQKRMKKLSI, from the coding sequence GTGTCAAAAAGCTTGAGTTGGCGTAGCGCATTGGCTGGGCTCGTCCTGTTGGCGGCCTTGATCTATCTGACCCCTTCTCTCACGAGCACCCTCCCGGACTGGTGGTCGCGGGTCCTCCCCGATGATCGCATCCGCCTGGGTCTCGATTTACAGGGGGGCATCCATCTGGTCCTGGAAGTGGAAGTGGATAAAGCCGTGGAAAGCCACCTGGAGCGGACTGTCGAAGAGTTGAAGGGCGATCTGCGGAAGGAGAAGCTCCGTTATCAGGCGATCGAACGAACCGGTCTCGAGGGGATAAAGGTCGTGATGATGCGCGCAGAAGACGTCCAAACCTTCAGGGACACCGTCGGGATGATCTATTCCGATTTCGATATCAAGGCAGGCGGAGAAGAAGACGGCCATCCCGTCATGCTGTTGATCCTCCACACAAACGCCCGCAAGCGCATCAAGGAGATGGCGGTCGATCAGGCCCTGGAGACCATCCGGAACCGGATCGATCAGTTCGGCGTCACAGAACCCGAAATCCGCCCCCAGGAAGACCACCGGATCTTGGTGCAGCTGCCCGGTGTCAGCGATCCCAAACGGGCGATCGAATTGATCGGCAAGACCGCGCTTCTCGAATTCAAACTGGTGGACGAAGACCACAGTCTGGATGAAGCCCTCGAGGGGAACATCCCGCCCGGGAGCGAGATCCTCTATGAGAGCCCTCCTGCCACGGTTTCGCCGGACCGGCGCCGAATTCCATACCTGCTCAAGAAAAGGGCGGCCCTGACCGGAGAGTACATCACGGATGCCCGTGTCGCCATTGACAGCCAGTACAACGAACCTTACGTTTCCCTGTCTTTCGATACCCGCGGCGCCAGGCTCTTCGAGCAGATCACCGGAGAAAACATCAAGAAGCGGCTGGCCATCGTCCTGGACAACAACGTCTATTCCGCCCCGGTCATCCAGGACAAGATCGCCGGCGGCAAAGCCCAGATTACCGGCCGATTCACCATGGATGAGGCGAAGGACCTCGCCATCGTTTTGCGGGCCGGCGCCCTGCCCGCACCCGTGAAGATCCTCGAGGAAAGGACCGTAGGACCTTCTCTGGGAATGGATTCCATCCAGAAAGGGATCAAATCCATGCTGATCGGCGGACTGATCGTCATCCTGTTCATGGCCGTTTACTACAATCTCTCCGGCCTGATCGCCGATCTTGCCCTTGTCTTGAACATGATCTTCATCATGGCGGGGCTCTCCTTTTTCGGCGCTACCCTCACGCTGCCGGGCATCGCCGGGATCATCCTGACCATCGGCATGTCGGTGGATGCCAACGTGCTGATCTTCGAACGTATCCGGGAAGAATCGCGCCTGGGGAAGACGCCCCGCGCCGCCATCGAGGCCGGCTACGGAAAGGCTCTGGTGACGATCCTCGACGCCCAGGTTACCACCCTCATCGGCGCACTGATCCTGTTTCAGTTCGGGACCGGACCCGTGCGCGGGTTCGCCGTCACCCTGAGCATCGGCATCGTTGCCAGTCTCTTTACCGCGATCTTCGTGACCCGGATCATCTTCGATCTGCTCTACGTCCAGAAGCGCATGAAAAAGCTCAGCATCTAA
- the yajC gene encoding preprotein translocase subunit YajC, which yields MDFLAYAMGTDGTGGGQGGGFGAFIPLILMFVIFYFLLIRPQQKKAKQHKQLLASIKRGDRVVSAGGLHGVVTGLADDAVTIEIAPKVRVKISRGSVAGIIGRESA from the coding sequence ATGGATTTTTTGGCCTATGCAATGGGGACGGACGGCACAGGCGGCGGACAGGGAGGAGGCTTCGGCGCCTTTATCCCCTTGATCCTGATGTTCGTAATCTTCTATTTTCTGTTGATTCGTCCTCAGCAGAAAAAGGCGAAGCAGCACAAGCAGCTTCTCGCATCCATCAAGAGAGGCGACCGCGTGGTGAGTGCGGGCGGATTGCATGGTGTCGTCACCGGCCTGGCAGACGACGCCGTCACGATCGAAATCGCCCCCAAGGTGCGGGTCAAGATATCTAGAGGATCCGTTGCCGGAATCATCGGCAGAGAGTCGGCCTAG